The Brassica oleracea var. oleracea cultivar TO1000 chromosome C6, BOL, whole genome shotgun sequence genomic interval CGAGAGGCGGAGGAAGAGCTCCGGTGAAAGTATTGGAGAAGGGTCAGGTGGTCGAAGAGGAATAACAGCTCAGATGATCCAGAATCAAGAAAGATCAAGGGTAGAGATGACACTTCCTATGTCAAACACATCATTCAAGCGACCACAGATTAGATAGAGAAGCTGTCTGCTCTCTCTCTTCTGTCATTATAAAATTCTCTTAGAATCTGAAATTGTGGTATCCATCAATGTCAAAAAAGAAACAGCTGAGTCATGGTATTGACTCCTCCTGGTATAGATAAATAACTAATAAATACCACTCTTCTATCTATGTATCGTTGTGGTGTTACCTATCTCCAAATGCTAAGACTTTAGCTTAACCTTGAGTCGAAATAAGTCTACTGTGTCATGTATGTTTTCGAAGATGTATGATGTGTTATGCTAATTTTGGTAAAAGGTTTTCAATACAGATTCGAGTAAGGAGTGTGACTTATCCAAAAGCACAGGAGAATAATCGAAAGCCACCACCACGGTTACTGAAGTTTCAGAGCCACGAATGAGATATCCATCTTAGGTTTTTCTTGGCTTGACAATATTAAAGACTACAAGTATATTACAAGATTTGAATAAACCAACGACCATTGTCAGTTAAATCTTTGAGAGTAGATTATGATACAAGCAAACCTTCTGGACTCCTAATTGCTGTTGGACCAAAACGATGTTGGGCTTAACTCATTCATAATAAAATAAATATCATATTAAACCAATTAAAAATTTCTTCATTTTTTTCTTCTTTTAGCTACGGTTATTACACAACTCTTTTGAGCATCTTGGACAGGACAGGCGTTAACCACACAAAGTTATTTTTTCCCAGTTACAGAATCATTAATAAGCCTGGGGGTTCATTAAACGTTAAGCAACGTCGAAGAGTCCAAAAATAAAGACAAGTAAATGATTATTAATTAAGCATGGTTTTGTTAATCATATAATATGTGGTCCGTAGCTAATCCCCTATAGAATGGGCCAACAATGTGTCCTAAAAGAAGACGCCAAAGAGAGACAAAAGCCACATAATGAGATCTTTGTCTTGAATTTTGCTTGAGTTTATTGCACTTTATTTTTCTTTATACGGAATGTGTATGTTTCCCTGAATAATAAGTATCATTTATCTTGGGCAAGCAAATTAGTTATTGGCTGGCACAAAAATTACAGTTATGAATACAAATAAATGTAGTTATAGTGTGTGTTTAGTTTATGTTGAAATGGGTCAAAATTCTGGGTCGGTATCAACCAAGACTTCCAGGGTGTCTTGTGGTTTATTCTAGATTCTTGCATTTTATCTCTTGAGTCGTTTGTTTGTGTTTCCTCTTTGTCTCTGGAAGATGGTATTTAGTTCTTGCCAGCTATAGTCTCCGGGAGTAATGGTTACTCGCCGGCTTAGGGTAACAAACTTGTAGTTCCTTTAGTGTTAAAAAACGATTATATGAGTTATTCAATTGATTTCTATATCTTTTTACTAAATAAAACAAATATAATTATTTTTAACACATAATTATTGTTGTTATTATTATTATTATTAGTATTATTATTATTATTATTATTATTATTACAATACTATCATCATCCATAAACACTACTCCCTCTGTATCAAAATAAGTGGTTTTTAAGGTTTTTGCACACTAATTAAGAAATTACAAATTTTTATTCAATCTTTCTCGTTTGTCTAAAAACAACAATAAATACATATAAATCAACCAATAAAAAATCATACTGCAGAATATAAATAGTCAAAAACATAAAATTGCATTTACTTTTTACATGGAAACTTGAAAACATCACTTAAAATGAAACAAAAAATTTCTCTTAAAACATCACTTAAAATGATACGGAGGGAGTAATAAGTTTTGCAGAAAATGTTAATAGATTAAAGAGGTTGAATTGAAATATATTAAATAAAAATACACAGATAGATTATTCCAAAATACTAAACAACACTAAACTAATAAGTAGAACATGTCTCAGTCTAGAGTCCAGACCACAAAAAAAATCTAAATCTTAATTAATATATGAACTAAAGATTCCATTTGCATATGATACCAGTTAGATTACGAATAGAGATTTGTTTTCTCTTCTTCTTTTGGTTGTCTTTGTATACTTTTATATAAGCTTTTGCATAAAGTCATTGCTGCTTTCTGCTGATAACTAATAGTTTCGCAGACCGTGTGAGAACCTTCAGAGTTCAAAGAGAGTATGTGTCTTTGACCTTTACAATTCTAAAAAAAAATCATCAAACACCATCACTTTAATAGATTATCATTTATCAAAATAAATAAATATTTCTATTTACTTATATAAACAATAAACAAAGTTATACGAAACAAGAAGAGATAGATAATGCCTCGTGACTAAAAATCTAAAAGAGAGGAACATGTGGGATCGTTTAGGGATCCAAAACACTTTAAAGAGTTTAGACAATATCATGACACGAACACTACATCACTTGGATCTCATTCTTTGATTGTCCCCACAAGAAGTCAAACACTGAGCTGGCAAGTCTCTGACTGCCGTACCCATGTCGCCACGTGCCCCGCTTCAAACTCCTTATATAAACACAAGTTAAAACTAATAAACACATTCACTTACACACAAGTACACCGTTTTGCATATGGAGGACGACCAGAGAACTACCCCAAACTCCGGCGAAAAAAGCCCGGATACATCGCCGGAGATGTCATCCTCCGACTTCGAGTTTGGATCTTTGACTCCTTCTTCCCCTTCCTATTCAGAACATTCTCCCGCCGATCACCTTTTTCTCAACGGCCGTCTATTACCACACACTTTTCCGATGACCCGTTCGGCGTCACGTACGACCAGCGAAAACACATTCCGGAGCGACAGCACGAGCAGCCGGAGTAGTGTTAGCAGTAGCCCGACATCTTTTACTCCAAGAACAAGCACTTGCAGTGTCTTCAAAGAAGAAACTAACGTAACTTGTTTTGGTTCTCGGTCTGAGAAGACTAGGAGCGTAAAGTCAGGGACTTGCGGCATGAGAAACATGTCATCCTCAATATTGGATTTAAAGAAGCCACCATCGAACAATGGTAAAAGAGTATATACTACGACGACGAATAGGCTTTCATATATCCCCACGCAGTGCAAGAGAAAGAAGGCGACGGAGATAGTGACGGCGCAGCTTTACGGGTCGTATACGAGGCGGTGGCAGCATATAACTCCGGTGTTTAAAAGAGAAGGGTCGGTGAAAAGTAACGGAGGAGGGATTAAGGTTGGTGGAAGGAAGAAAAAGACGGTGAGGGGGAAGAAGAAGAAGAAGGCGGAGGAGAGAAGAGGAAGTAAGTTAATGAAGTGGTGGAAGAGGGTTTTGAAGGCGGTGATGTTGGCTTGCAGAGAGTGTCATGCAATGGAGCCTCAACGAGTTGTTAATTATGATGCTGATGTAAAAGAGAAAATAACTAAATGTTCATAAAGAATTGCATTGTGTGTGTTTTGTTTTTACCTATTTGCTTAAAAAAATTTCCCAATAAAAAATAAACTAAGAGGAAATTAAAAAATAATACCAAATAGGTGCGAGCCGGCACAGTTTATGCGGAGTGTGCGAACTAATAACACCATGATTAACCAAGGTTCTTAGAGTTCATAGGCTAAGAACCGTTTCTTAGCTTTTAACTAAGAAAAGTTAAAAACCGTCTTTTAAATAAGAAATATAAGAGCATGGTTAACCCCGGCTAAGTTCTTAACTCATGATATTGTAATTTTTTTTTTTTTTTACCTTTTTTGGCTAAGAGACGGTTCTTATATCTCTTAGCCGAAGCTAAGAACCCAAGTTAAGAGATTCGGGTTAATCATGGTCTAAGAGCCGCCTCTTAGACAAAAAGTGTAAAAAAAAAAGTGTCAAATCATGAGTTAAGAACCCCAAATTAAAAATCCGGGTTAATCATGCTCTGATATATATATTCTACAAATTTGGAGTTTGCCTCGGAAGATGATGCTCCAATTGACCTCCAT includes:
- the LOC106299438 gene encoding probable membrane-associated kinase regulator 1, with product MEDDQRTTPNSGEKSPDTSPEMSSSDFEFGSLTPSSPSYSEHSPADHLFLNGRLLPHTFPMTRSASRTTSENTFRSDSTSSRSSVSSSPTSFTPRTSTCSVFKEETNVTCFGSRSEKTRSVKSGTCGMRNMSSSILDLKKPPSNNGKRVYTTTTNRLSYIPTQCKRKKATEIVTAQLYGSYTRRWQHITPVFKREGSVKSNGGGIKVGGRKKKTVRGKKKKKAEERRGSKLMKWWKRVLKAVMLACRECHAMEPQRVVNYDADVKEKITKCS